The sequence below is a genomic window from Harmonia axyridis chromosome 1, icHarAxyr1.1, whole genome shotgun sequence.
GAGATATCAGTGATTGAATCACAGttagtgaaatatcgctcataaCTACCCGCAAATGCTTCGTTTTGgagatacatggtgtttcttgtagtcctacatttttgtgatgattataccacaccagtttatcaaatctttattaatcttcgctaccgattgggtaaataagtacgaAAACTTATAATGAATGTATGCATCACAACTTACTAACTGTATCTTTTTAATAATTTGTATATACCTGTGTatcactagagaattgttttgacaatttttttctcaaaatcggtaTCAGAAACaataaaactacaagaaaccaaaaaatttaGTGCAAAACAGTAGTCTAGAACACTCTTATATTCAAgcaaaattataaatttaaaataatacttACTGTTGCAGTATGCTGCAGACGTAAACTTCTCTCCCTCGAGTTTTGCATAGCAAATAGTTTTCATTGTTCTCAATTCTACTATTCGTACAGCTCCATCTGAACATACCATGACCAATTCACCTTCAATTCCTTTACTACCAACAGAATTGCCAAATTTTTCAATGGCTGGTAATAAAATGACCTGTACTGGATTTTCTGAACTGGTAAGTTCTCTAGAATGGACAGGTACAGGATTAACAGTGACTTTCTTGCTTGAAAAGTCTAAGCTATATGATAAGAGGACACCACCAGCATTGTTCGTACTTTTGAGTACAACTAAAATATGGAAACCATCTAAGGTAGTTAATATGTCAGAAATAATAAGATCATTTCTATTCTTATACTGGCTAGGTAATATAATGCATTGTACTGCTCTGGAGTAATTCAGTTTTTTCGATAATCTTTTGCTTTTCAGATCGTTTATGTGATCTGAGATGCTCTTCTCTTGAGATATTTCTTTCAAACTTGATATTTGACCATTCAACAAATTATCTTGATTTAGACAAGTTACCGGCAGACAAGAATCTGCTTCTGAAGAATTTGAGGATAATACTCTTGATTCAGGCCACTTTTTGTCAAACCATTTTTTTGGATCTACTTCCGTAGGAGGAGGGCATATTTCATCACTTTCATCAGGAATGAATGCTTTATAAAAAGTTTGAAAATGCTTCATCAGATATTTTGGAGATAAATTAATTTCATCTAAGGTATTGATTCCACTCATTGCAAtaaattctaaatttttctCTTTTCCTTGCAAAGAATCTTCTTCTTTATCATTTTCCATGAAGGTTTCTAGATCGTCATCCACCGTCTCttccttttttttaaataaaaaatcatatattACAAGAAACAGACAACTTTTCTCTGATATTTGGGGGTAGCTGAGTTCCATATCATTTGGCGATTGCATTGAATGGTTGTTTTCATCAAGATCGTGTATAACAAATGTGGAATTTGTTATTTTGGAAGCCTTACTTTTAATTTTGAGGCCACATATAACTGTAGGACGAATTGTAGGAGATGTACTCAAATTTGATCCTGCATTAGAACTTATTTTTTGATCTATTATAGAAAGTGCTGTGACAGATTTTTCCATTGGGTAGGAATTGGAACCTATAAAgacaaaatttggtttttaaTTCAAAGTAAACACTTACACTTACACAATTACTAAAAAAGGAATTTTCAGCtaattaacaattttatattaataatgaacaaaaattaatgaatacttTTTAAGCTGTCCATCTCgaacagatttttattatagtgcgattatcgtaagtaattgcacaagtgcatcaaaattaccgataattttgcatgaccgcgtgttgtcataaaaactgcatgagtgcATGAAAATGACctaatgcagtttttcaaagaaaaacacgctggaatgcgaaattatccgttCATTTTGATACAcaagtgtaattcgggggaatatttcccgaataaactgttacattacttgtcaaactgatttagaatggaattgccatagattcggaACTGTGTAAAAGATGCATAGGAACTATGcgtctatgaacagaacaatcatcgcagtgctgtttcgcttcctacaatgcaattatcgctgtaattttcaataattgttctccatatacatagaaacatagaatttttgacaggagggaaatattcagaaaaatgtcCTCCAACATTGATTTTACTTAGGCGACAATTGTCCGATAAGACAAGAGAGGAGTGCTCAAAGTACTCAAATAtcaattacagaaaaaaaatctcatcTACTAAGAATACTTAGGTAATGCTTCTCAGCTTTTTGCTCTCAGAAGGAGGAAAAATTCTGGCGACTTGGACTTGGAATTGACAGTAGTCCTATCTGATAAAATGACCATATTTTCATGCAAACAATAGCAATGAGAAACTTCCATTTCTTTTCTTAAAAGGagcaatataatgaaaattccaTGGAAACGACACAAACAATAcagaaatcaaatgaaaaatagacAAGTCCtcaaaatccaagaaggctgatCCATCTAAAATTGTCTTTTTCAAAAGTGAGTAAGCACATCTGAGAATTTGAATGGTATAGTGATCAATTCAGACAAAGAGCACTCCAAAGAGGACGTTATTCAATACTTTCACATAAGGCTATAAAATCAAAAGAGAAATGAATTGATTGAACCTACCATCTCCACTTGTCAGTATGCTAAATTCCAGAGTTATTTTGTCCAAAACATGTGAATCATattgtgaaacataaaatgaaTGCGGTCTTGTTATTTTTCCACTTATGTCAAAAATTGAAACCAGTCCATCATCGTTACTTGCAGGTATTAGGTTTGGAACAGAGCTGGTTCCTAAAACTTTTATATTCATACCACGGTAGGTGGCATCAACAGCTGGACTGCTAGCAAAGATAACAGATATAGGAACATTGTGAGTATATTCTCCCATCATAAATGGACAATTTTGAGAATGACGTTCATGTTCACTCCAAGGTTCGTCAGTTTTTTCCCAACACACCAAACATACAGCACAGGTAAAGCACAATGCTCTATCTTCGCCAGGAGCGTTAGGTTGATTTGGTTGATGGTAGAAACCTGCCTGTGCCATCTGCTCGGGAAGTGCCCATCTGAATAagagaataatataaaaaacacTGTGAATTTTatactatggtttattattttctcatgaaatattgaaatcaacaaaaggattcatgaaattaaattaaaaatattctccTTCAGGACTGGAACGCCACTTATGGTAGAAAGTAATTATGTACCCACAGTTACATGGGTTCTGTTATCATCAgaaggaaatattaaaaaattcataactcggaAACTGGAACATTTCGGTAAAACATACTATATTCAGTGGCATTGTggccatacatattttcaatatttccttgaaaatGCGGTGCAAcaaccaattttttttaccaaatttgatgaaaatagcTCTTGCAATTGACGAGAAAAGCTGTGAATGGCGGATGgacagattttttttctcaatttattCGATCAggggaattttaaatttttttcctcaaacCATTCTGAACGTTTATTatcggaaataataaatcaaaatagataatatttttcatttacttgACCTAATAGTTCTTAATTAAACTGTACAAACCAGAAAAAAATCAGTGCAGTAGTTTCAGAGATTAACGTATGCAGACACAAAATATAATGCTGAAGCATGAAGGCTTTCATGACTGGACTCTTTGGCAGAGTTGGATATTTTCAGGCTTTTCTAGCAGTGGTTCAATAGGTTTTTCATCTTTCCAATTTTGAGTAACAATTTACGGCTTAGAAACCACATTTGACCCAACCGGAATACCCATATTGGATTTCATGTTTGCACTtctaaaaaagttgaaattcctATGAGACAATCTTTGTttaaataaaccaaatattatcaaaattgaataaaaaattcagagtgTACAAGGATTTTTGGAAGCACTGACACTTTTGAGATGAAAACATGTTTGCTCTACGAATTCAAAATTTCCGTTCTCAAAATGTATTTAGGACCATTCTGAAcaacttcaaatcaataataGGAATAGCAATAAAAAGTCCGGTTTGTATCGCAGAATTTCTTATAGGATTTTTGCTCTTTCGAATAAACGATGCGCATGCGCAAACGCTCAACTCCCGATACCTCATTACTTCACATTGTACTGGTCTGATTTGGTAAGAGTATTTTGATAGTGAGTGATTCTATGGGAATTTCAGTTATTTTGGTTCTACAACGAATGTGGCGCATGCGCAAATGTGGAATTCCTGGGACCTTAAGATCTCTGTTTCTATTGGTCTGATTTTGAAGAAAGTTTATGTACGAACTTGTGATGGTCATAAGTAGTTTCATGGGAATTTCAGCAAGTGATGAAGGAGAAATGAGCGGTTTGGCGCAATGGTGAGCCTATTTTAATGGCTATAGTTTTGTGTATGTGTAGGTTTGTACAATATACTACCGCACTAACAGATGGAATTCTCTTGACAATAATGTGATAAATACAACAAGTGTAAATATCTTTAAGAGTAGAATATCTTTAATTCATCAGTTGTGACATAGCAGTCAATCTTTTTAACCGCCTACTGCAatgcaatattaataataatactgAAATCATGTGAATTGAATATAATGTCAACTTAAGTCAAAATATTGCCATGTACCTAAGAATCAATTTCAATTGTAAGATATCCTCTagaacaaaaaagaaaacacCATAAATATCCTCTagaacaaaaaagaaaacacCATCTGGTAAATCTTGCTTTTAGTTTCATATTGAATGTTAACTGGATTTCTTCTTAAAGTATATGAAAGTAATTGAAtcaatttgttgaaatataaaaccTTTCATTTATTGATTTGCGGTGGTACAAAGAAAACTACCAATCATCCAGCATAAACATTAGTTCCCAGAATTTCAGTGAAGCAACCCTGGACTTCAGATCTATTAAATATCTTACTTATAATCCATATGTGGCCACTGAGAAAATGTATCTCTCCTTTTAGATTCACTTGCCATAGCTCTTCGATCAGATGCATTGGCTATTTCACCCAATAATTCAGACATTCGCTCCTGTATAGCTGAAGCTACAGCCAATTCTGGTATATGAAGGTTTTTGGCAAGAATATTGGTGACAGTACTCATTGTTGCAGATCTCAACTCGTTTAGAGGAAGTTTCAAGCAAACAATGTTCcactgaaaataattcaatatttacatAATATTGGGAAATCAAAATACAAATTATCCATACTTTCTGAgcttttattcccttcttatcACATTTTTGAGCATTCGCAATCAAATTTGTCAATTCCTTCAAAAGATTATCCACTCCTGTTACTCCAGATGATAAAAGACTTTGTTTTAGAATTATTGCCTGAAAATAATGACcataaaacaaatatatcaGTTTTTCATATTATATTACTTCTGACAAAGGCAGTTCCACTCTAACTTCTTCATTAGGatctgatataattttttgcAAAATACTATCCAAAAGTAAAACCCCATTATACTCGGATCTAACTCCTATAGCTTGTCCATCGGTGAAGAGGATTCGATCCTGTCCAGGTATGTAACGACATGTTACTTCATTCTGGTTAATTGCTGGCAAGAAATATTCAAGATTATTTTATATTAGAACATCAAGAGATATTCTATAATGTTACCAAAAGTTCATATATCTACCTGACAAATTACTAGATTGTAGAACAACACCCGTATTGACATCCAATACTTTCACAACTCCGCTCTTTGTGCACAAGAGAATTACATTTAATGTTGGATGATAGACAATTTCTTTTATGTCAGTGTCAGCATTCAAATACCCATCTTCATTTAATATCCACGGTTCCTCAGCCATTTTCTTAGAAACATCTTGCGCCATTGAAACAATACCATTTACTCAGATTATTTGACAGGAGCAGCAATTTCATTCCTTTGAAATATCAGGATAACCAACTAACCAACCACACACAAAGCGGACCAATATGTTTTCTGTCAACTCTGTGTTGGGCGAAACCGGATGAAAGAATTCATTTGAGAATcgaatttttattcgatttcgAACAATTTTGCATTCGTTTTTCTGTTGAAGCGATAGTGACTGAGGCACAATATCACTTGTTGTCCTTGCTATTACTTACAGAGTTTTTCTAAACTTTGGAAATTATTCGGAATTCGATTTTCATCAGTTTTGAACAGAGATTCATTTTCTCTCAGTaaggaagaaataatataaaggTTATATTCATACTTCATATGAAAATCAGTTGTAATAGAATCCATTGGGAAATTTAGATTATTCTTGGTTTTGGGGTATAGGTTCTTGGTTCTCTTTACCCTTTATCAAGGAAAGTTAATAAGAAATTAAGTAGTCTGTGTTAGCATGCTATCTGTGATATATCTGGATAATGtcaaaaaaattcacttttGGACATAACCTATTTATTGAACTACACTACGGAATTACGGATAAAGATAGGACAGAAccagaatacaaaaaatattgcTCTTTTTTGAGCGGAAGAGCaaagaagtttgaaaaatttcctAGAATGTTAAATTTAGCAAAAAGCTTACGGAGCTTGTCTTTGaattataaacaaaaattatcgcctttattgaaaaacactctTAAATTATCTGAAACAAATCTAATATGTGTCCCTTCCAGAAAcgtgaattttttcaacaaatgtaTGTATTaatatggaaattattttcgTTTTAAACCAGAATTTTCTGCTTCAGTGCCAGCGGAATCCTTATGGAAAGGTGTAACATCAGTAAGTAATGCTGGAAGAAAAAGGGGACGAGGTAAAACTATCAATAAAAGAAACATTAAAGACTTGAATAGGGGTCAGATTATCGGAATAGGTAAATTTTCCCACTAATTATCCAATAAATTTTATGTAGCATTGAATTTAAGGCAAGGCTAATATAATATGGCCTGGATTATCTTCTCCAATTATTCGTGGCAAGGAGATTATACAACAACAACAATTACCTGAAGATCCAGaaagggaaaaaaatttaattaagatGAGAGATCAAATGGGAAAAGCCAAATTTGGTAAAATTAGTCCTATTGATCGTGGTTGGTCTGGAAGTAAAATGCCTGGTAGAAGTATAGGTCCTCCTGACCCAGTTAATGATGATGGTATGTGAATATAAAGTTATAAggaagttatcgtgtttacagtCGGAGGGAATCAGTgctgtcctcgaattttttttaatacaatgTAACTGATCCAATgatattcaactgaaacttAATTAACGAAGAGGCATGATCTAGGTCTACAATTTATAGATCTATATAATTAATTCACTCGTTTCCATAAAATTGCTAAGTGAATTATTTAGTTCCTTACTTTTCGAGTATATTTCAGCACTGTCCATTTTATTGctcttattttattattatcacttATTTATCTGGTGTAGTTATCTGCATAGACCTTcatataatgaatttttatataatgataattgtttatttcatttttcagaaacatacGATGGTTTTGATACCAGAGTTCTTGAATTGAAAACAGTGTTTAATATGACAGGTAATATGGGAAGGAAAAGAAGGGTATCTGTTTTATCTGTGACTGGGAATCAAAATGGTTTGGCTGGATTTGCTATTGGAAAAGGAATAGATCCAAAAACAGCTCTTAGAAAATCCAAAAACCGAGCAGgacaaaaattaatgaatataaatgtATTCAATAATCATACAGGTAATTATGGTTCATATtcttattcaatgaaattttccaatAGCATTGTTTCCCAAATACCCTGGTAAATGAGTTAAtccaaatattcacaaaattggaattatttttgtactacaattttaatttgattttagtGTTTCATGATTTTTTCACTCAGTTTGGAGCAACAAAGATTATAGTAAAACTAAAACCTGAAGGATATGGACTGAAGTGTCATAGAGCTATAAAAACTATTTGTGAAGTAGTAGGCATTAAAGATCTTCACGCAAAAGTTGAGGGGTCAACAAATGTCAACCATATTACTAAGGCATTTTTCTTGGGCCTAGTAAATCAGGTGAGTTTTAGGAATTAAGAAGAGGTTAAACGtcataaattttaatttgtgcTGATGATTGTGGCCTATAAATCACATCTGGCCACTATAATCAATACCTAGTATGTTTTGTGTTGACTTGAAAgttgcattacattttgaatgaagTCAATTTATCctcgatattttatttttatagaaaaGTCACAAGGAAATTGCAGAGGAGAAAGGCCTCCATCTTGTTAAATTCTCTAAAGAGAATGGTTATTTTCCTGAAATTTTAGCATCCCCATCAAAATGTCGCACAGAGAAAGAAATGAATAAAGGAGAAATTCTGGATTTCAATCAATATTGCCTTGATGGACGAGTTATTCTACAAAAGAAAAAGTTTCCTCCATTTTATACAAAACATAAATCGTGGGAGTTATACTTGAAGAAACAGGAAAAACTCAGGAATCAAGATTCCGTCAAAGTTAATTTGTTGGTAGAATATGGTGAAATTAGAAGTTTCCTTGCAGACAAATACCCTGAATGTAGGGCACAAAAATGGAAGAAgaataaacaagaagaaggaGAACAAGAGGAAGGAGAGATATAAATGATTGTTTCTGAATGAGAAATAAAGGAATATTTTTAATAGATCCCTTTTTTTGTGTCACAGTTTTATTGTGTTCAGTGGTACTAATCTTATACACAATTACTTTCAGATGAAGAGACTtaaggacttttttctttgtatGTTTGACGTCAGAATATGTCAGTTCGTTAATGTGTAATCTGTCTAGCGGTTTTAGATTTATAGCCATCTAAACTTTTGATTTGCCAGTAACTTACTAGCCTATTTTGAAATAACGGAACAAAGGCTTAAGTAAAATTTTGTGGGGGGTTGTTCCACTAGGAgattgaagaaaattcaatatctagGTAATTATTCGCAATATACTGTTGAAATTGGAGGTAATATATACAGCATCGAAAAAATGagttatcattttcattttaaaatgtcACGTCTATTCATTACTCCATAACCTGAATGGACTTATTCGATCAATCTGCAAACCTCAAGAACACCTTGAGGACTTTTTTCGGATTTGTACATTTCTGTTCCAGAAAATGTGGTTTTACACACAGATATGTCATCTTTGCATATGCATTTCTATTCTAgtacaataatattttttgggGATGCATCTCCCCTAACAACGTGAACATATTGGAATGTTCCAAGTTGGGAAGCATTATAGTTTGAAGA
It includes:
- the LOC123685647 gene encoding 28S ribosomal protein S5, mitochondrial, with protein sequence MSKKFTFGHNLFIELHYGITDKDRTEPEYKKYCSFLSGRAKKFEKFPRMLNLAKSLRSLSLNYKQKLSPLLKNTLKLSETNLICVPSRNVNFFNKLPAESLWKGVTSVSNAGRKRGRGKTINKRNIKDLNRGQIIGIGKANIIWPGLSSPIIRGKEIIQQQQLPEDPEREKNLIKMRDQMGKAKFGKISPIDRGWSGSKMPGRSIGPPDPVNDDETYDGFDTRVLELKTVFNMTGNMGRKRRVSVLSVTGNQNGLAGFAIGKGIDPKTALRKSKNRAGQKLMNINVFNNHTVFHDFFTQFGATKIIVKLKPEGYGLKCHRAIKTICEVVGIKDLHAKVEGSTNVNHITKAFFLGLVNQKSHKEIAEEKGLHLVKFSKENGYFPEILASPSKCRTEKEMNKGEILDFNQYCLDGRVILQKKKFPPFYTKHKSWELYLKKQEKLRNQDSVKVNLLVEYGEIRSFLADKYPECRAQKWKKNKQEEGEQEEGEI